In Paenibacillus sp. BIC5C1, a genomic segment contains:
- a CDS encoding TerC family protein, with product MELFSPAFWLALLNVVFIDLILAGDNAIVIGLAARNLHPSVQKRAILYGTGGALLIRIVATVIVLWLLKVPWLLLVGGLLLIWIAYKLLADQGEEHSDIKAGSSLWTAVRTIVIADAAMGLDNVIAVAGAAQQHLVLVILGLLISVPIIVWGSTLFIKLINRFPWIIYLGAIVLGYTASNMITEEQRLVPFFTEHPALRILFILLVTAGVVFAGYRKRASSNKPGGERQHSYS from the coding sequence ATGGAGCTGTTTAGCCCCGCTTTTTGGCTAGCGTTGTTGAACGTTGTATTTATTGATCTAATTCTGGCTGGCGATAATGCAATCGTGATTGGTCTCGCGGCTCGAAATTTGCACCCTTCTGTGCAGAAAAGGGCGATTCTTTACGGAACAGGCGGCGCACTTTTGATTCGCATTGTAGCTACCGTGATTGTGCTCTGGCTGCTCAAAGTGCCGTGGCTGCTTCTTGTTGGGGGATTACTCCTGATCTGGATTGCGTACAAGCTATTGGCGGATCAAGGGGAAGAGCATTCGGATATCAAGGCTGGCAGTTCTCTCTGGACAGCCGTGCGAACGATTGTCATTGCAGACGCTGCCATGGGACTGGATAACGTCATCGCCGTTGCTGGTGCAGCACAGCAGCATTTGGTGCTTGTTATTCTAGGACTGCTGATCAGTGTACCTATTATCGTGTGGGGCAGTACGTTGTTTATCAAATTAATTAACCGTTTCCCTTGGATCATTTATCTTGGAGCCATTGTGCTGGGATATACGGCTTCCAATATGATTACAGAGGAGCAGCGTCTTGTACCTTTCTTCACTGAGCATCCTGCACTGAGAATCTTATTTATCCTTCTTGTTACTGCTGGTGTCGTATTTGCCGGATATCGCAAACGTGCAAGCAGCAATAAACCAGGTGGAGAGCGTCAGCACTCCTATTCCTAA
- the thiI gene encoding tRNA uracil 4-sulfurtransferase ThiI yields the protein MKYDMLLLRFGEFMLKGKNRARFEKTIITQVRSLLKPYPGASLRKEFGRLYVDLGGESHTELIAVLKRVFGVTSISPVKVTPSETDQIVETAIAFMDERESEFKDGTTFKVNARRVWKEFPNSSHEMNHLVGSPILRKFQQLSVDVRQPNIELRVEIRDQGTYIFSEVIPAVGGFPLGTNGKAMLLLSGGIDSPVAAWSSMRRGLEVECVHFYSYPFTSQRAKEKVIDLARALADHAGTIKLHLVPFTEIQTAFTQLGQDNLIITLMRRSMLRIATKLAERERALALITGDSLGQVASQTLPSMNVIGRATDLPLLRPLVMMDKQEIITLSKQIGTYDISILPYEDCCTLFVPKSPTTNPNLRIVDKIEATMSQLPEWVEQAVEKTETITLHAGENYMITNQQDEVNDMKEEWF from the coding sequence ATGAAATATGATATGCTGCTTCTCCGTTTCGGAGAGTTTATGTTAAAAGGAAAAAACCGTGCCCGGTTCGAAAAAACGATTATCACCCAGGTGCGTTCCCTGCTCAAACCTTATCCAGGGGCAAGTCTTCGGAAGGAGTTTGGGAGGTTGTATGTCGATCTGGGTGGTGAATCTCATACAGAACTGATTGCTGTGCTGAAACGAGTATTCGGTGTTACATCGATCAGTCCTGTTAAAGTGACTCCATCTGAAACTGACCAAATCGTGGAGACAGCCATTGCTTTTATGGATGAGAGAGAGTCTGAATTCAAAGACGGTACCACATTCAAAGTTAATGCAAGGCGTGTATGGAAAGAGTTCCCCAATTCTTCGCATGAAATGAACCATTTGGTAGGTTCCCCGATTCTTCGGAAATTCCAGCAGTTAAGTGTAGACGTGCGCCAACCTAACATTGAACTGCGTGTGGAGATTCGGGATCAGGGCACGTATATCTTCAGTGAGGTGATTCCAGCCGTAGGTGGATTCCCCTTGGGTACAAATGGAAAAGCGATGCTGTTATTATCGGGTGGTATAGACAGCCCTGTAGCGGCATGGTCTTCGATGCGTAGAGGCCTGGAAGTGGAATGTGTACACTTTTACAGTTACCCGTTCACAAGCCAGCGAGCCAAAGAAAAGGTCATTGATTTGGCGCGTGCACTTGCTGATCATGCAGGCACAATTAAGCTGCATCTGGTTCCTTTTACGGAAATTCAAACTGCATTTACCCAACTGGGGCAGGATAACTTGATCATCACACTGATGCGCCGCTCTATGTTACGTATTGCAACCAAGCTGGCTGAACGTGAGCGCGCGCTTGCACTGATCACCGGAGATAGTCTGGGTCAGGTAGCGAGCCAGACCTTGCCAAGTATGAATGTCATAGGGCGTGCGACAGATCTGCCGTTGCTGCGACCACTTGTCATGATGGACAAACAGGAAATTATAACTTTATCTAAACAGATCGGGACGTATGATATATCGATTCTTCCGTATGAGGATTGTTGTACTCTTTTTGTACCGAAATCCCCAACAACGAACCCGAATCTTCGCATTGTGGACAAAATCGAAGCGACCATGAGTCAGCTGCCGGAATGGGTGGAGCAGGCGGTGGAGAAGACAGAAACAATTACGCTGCATGCAGGTGAAAACTATATGATAACCAATCAACAGGATGAAGTTAATGACATGAAAGAAGAGTGGTTCTGA
- a CDS encoding cysteine desulfurase family protein, with protein sequence MKYFDYAATTPPHPDVVRTMAEIMEAQYGNPSSIHGYGERAHQLLRRARAGCAAAIDVKPEEIVFTSGATESNNLAIKGAALQYQSRGKHIITTGTEHASVYESFVQLQQWGWEVTWLPVDSSGLVSAQQVMDAIRSDTVLVSLMHVNNETGAIHPIAEIGARLKRETPKVLFHVDGVQGFGKMEAKPAAWGADLYSLSAHKIRGPKGAGLLYVRSGVELTPLLSGGSQEQGFRAGTENVPLLVGMAKAMRLSAERQAEFAQRTTILRDRIMEVIDTIPGLVLNSHKEGAPHIVHFSYPGMKAEVALHTLEQLGVTVSTQSACSSRSAEPSRVLLAMGRDNACAAGGLRISLGDEHTEEDVALLEQALHQMMAQLRPLERRM encoded by the coding sequence TTGAAATATTTTGATTATGCTGCAACAACGCCTCCTCATCCAGATGTCGTTCGTACAATGGCCGAGATTATGGAGGCGCAATATGGGAATCCGTCATCAATCCATGGGTACGGTGAGCGAGCCCATCAATTGTTACGCCGAGCGCGAGCTGGTTGTGCTGCCGCTATTGATGTGAAACCGGAAGAAATCGTATTTACCTCCGGCGCAACCGAGAGCAACAATCTTGCTATTAAAGGGGCGGCTTTACAGTATCAGTCTAGGGGCAAACACATTATTACAACTGGAACAGAACATGCTTCGGTATACGAGAGTTTTGTGCAGCTACAGCAGTGGGGATGGGAAGTCACTTGGCTTCCCGTGGATTCCAGTGGTCTGGTTAGCGCCCAGCAGGTAATGGATGCCATAAGATCTGATACGGTGCTTGTGAGCTTGATGCATGTAAACAATGAAACAGGAGCGATACACCCAATTGCTGAAATCGGTGCACGACTGAAAAGGGAAACACCAAAGGTGCTTTTTCATGTAGATGGCGTGCAGGGTTTTGGCAAGATGGAGGCTAAACCTGCGGCATGGGGCGCGGATCTGTACAGCTTGTCTGCTCACAAGATTCGTGGTCCCAAAGGAGCTGGACTTCTCTACGTACGAAGTGGGGTGGAGCTAACCCCTTTATTGTCAGGGGGGTCTCAAGAACAGGGATTTAGAGCGGGAACTGAAAATGTACCTTTGCTTGTGGGTATGGCGAAGGCGATGCGTCTCTCTGCGGAACGTCAGGCTGAATTTGCGCAACGTACAACGATTTTGAGAGATCGTATTATGGAGGTCATAGATACGATTCCCGGACTTGTGTTAAATAGTCATAAAGAGGGGGCGCCGCACATTGTTCATTTTTCCTATCCTGGAATGAAGGCAGAAGTAGCGCTGCATACCCTCGAACAACTTGGAGTAACTGTTTCTACACAATCTGCCTGCTCTTCGCGATCGGCTGAACCGAGCAGGGTATTGCTTGCCATGGGCAGGGATAATGCTTGTGCTGCTGGTGGATTGCGTATTAGTCTTGGAGATGAACATACAGAAGAAGATGTGGCTCTGCTGGAGCAGGCTTTACATCAGATGATGGCGCAGCTGCGCCCGTTGGAAAGGCGGATGTGA
- a CDS encoding lytic transglycosylase domain-containing protein, producing MQIDPRASRQLLEPQLSNSLNETNASDGNSASTVDFASMMDGLLGTNSNTLNNTGTVGEDVNSAAISKRSSDGLLWLQLGSMYNPDTSSVSSSNSNVVSLSSLLNTGAVDSGASVPTDFESLIASASTKYGVPESLIKAVIDTESGFNPNVVSSAGAKGLMQLMDGTAAGLGVSNAYDPAQNIDGGTKYLSLQLQRFGGEVKMALAAYNGGPGRVSSLGVSSDAELMSVLNRLPLETQAYISKVEKAQSKYTV from the coding sequence ATGCAGATTGATCCGCGCGCGTCGCGGCAGTTGCTGGAACCGCAATTGTCCAATAGTCTCAACGAAACCAATGCATCGGATGGAAACTCCGCTTCAACAGTGGATTTTGCCAGTATGATGGACGGGCTGCTCGGGACGAATTCAAATACGTTGAACAATACTGGTACCGTTGGCGAAGACGTGAATTCTGCTGCGATCTCCAAACGATCCAGTGACGGTCTGTTGTGGTTGCAACTAGGTAGCATGTATAACCCGGACACAAGTTCTGTTTCTTCCTCGAACAGTAATGTGGTTTCTTTATCTTCTCTGCTAAACACAGGAGCAGTGGATTCGGGTGCATCTGTACCTACAGATTTTGAATCTTTGATTGCTTCGGCGAGCACCAAATATGGGGTGCCTGAATCATTGATCAAGGCGGTCATTGACACAGAATCCGGTTTCAATCCGAATGTAGTGTCTTCGGCAGGTGCCAAAGGACTAATGCAGTTGATGGATGGGACGGCAGCAGGGTTGGGAGTTAGTAACGCTTATGATCCCGCTCAAAATATAGATGGTGGAACCAAATACCTGTCTCTCCAGCTTCAGCGTTTTGGTGGCGAGGTGAAGATGGCACTTGCTGCTTACAATGGCGGACCCGGACGAGTTTCGAGTCTGGGTGTATCGAGCGACGCTGAACTGATGAGTGTACTTAACCGCCTCCCATTGGAAACACAGGCTTATATCTCCAAAGTGGAGAAAGCACAGTCGAAATATACGGTATAA
- a CDS encoding DUF1540 domain-containing protein, whose translation MSQEKPIVKCSVANCHFWGENNFCQADAIMIDIDQHATRRLHEEFAGETFDSDHHDHARTSSATCCHTFRPK comes from the coding sequence ATGAGCCAAGAGAAGCCGATCGTCAAATGCAGTGTTGCTAACTGCCACTTTTGGGGAGAAAACAATTTCTGCCAGGCTGATGCCATCATGATTGACATTGACCAACATGCCACCCGTCGTTTACATGAGGAATTTGCCGGAGAGACTTTTGATTCCGATCATCACGATCATGCCCGTACTTCATCTGCGACTTGCTGTCACACATTCAGACCGAAATGA
- a CDS encoding YpuI family protein: protein MSAANVQKTCESTREKLKPAIDRIEKFLNENALPELDQNQTEESSAFYKGFLSDLRHLLVFSEVSYEKLGVVLRRANFDVDFAEKALYNTYHQSINSFFYPKNECYSEDGRYAYTGQDAIRFRDKPIRAVRDVILEISKTYEELRDDLAFYESDYLTQRRMQNQRNHA, encoded by the coding sequence ATGTCAGCAGCCAATGTACAGAAAACATGTGAGTCAACTAGGGAAAAGTTAAAACCGGCTATCGATCGGATCGAAAAATTTTTGAATGAAAATGCCTTGCCTGAACTGGATCAGAATCAGACGGAGGAGTCATCAGCCTTCTACAAAGGATTTCTTTCGGATCTCCGTCATTTGCTCGTTTTTTCTGAAGTTTCTTACGAAAAACTTGGCGTTGTGCTGCGTCGTGCCAATTTTGATGTCGATTTTGCCGAAAAGGCTCTCTATAACACATATCATCAAAGTATAAACAGCTTTTTTTATCCCAAAAATGAATGTTACTCCGAAGATGGAAGATATGCTTACACTGGTCAGGATGCAATCCGTTTCCGTGATAAACCAATTCGTGCAGTACGTGATGTCATTCTTGAGATATCAAAAACGTACGAAGAATTGCGCGATGATTTGGCCTTTTATGAAAGTGACTATCTAACGCAGCGTCGGATGCAAAACCAACGCAATCACGCGTAA
- a CDS encoding S8 family peptidase — MSRPKWVNWAIAAGAGALALTLLLPTSNRPVPAPSAMPDSPHEEHASKQRLKVQDVKSTDLLTRADAKQHLSIMLEKTSKMNDVQISQYVKELQKTHDHIRSIDVMNTKGLRSRHFDKTAAKGSKMEQQKLEHSLALAKKAVSKRQSFESSSFPLGKEKFFVMAQPSKDGERAVIALFSQNVLNAVEQHQRKNLRMIPYPREGKFKIESVHPDTLKEITVKTGHDNANASHFYENEIVIRFRQDPGERDMRIIKSDLRTQSARKLGYTYVFRSEHMNYEQLHAYFERKWNPLYMEPHYMYLTNETVPEQKDVTVPNDILFSDYQWNLPAIETNRGWNITKGNKDVIVAVVDTGVDLTHPDLKGKLLKGYNVVDPASQPLDDVGHGTHVAGIIGAVVNNNEGVAGMSWYNKVLPVKVLDNSGSGTTYAVAEGIIWAADHGAKVINMSLGNYADAQFLHDAIKYAFDRDIVLIAATGNDNTERPGYPAAYPEVFAVSATDADMNKASYSNYGDYVDVTAPGTSIASTYPNNQYAALSGTSMASPHVAALAGLIRSLNPDLTNTEVMDLMRQSVIDLGDPGHDKYFGYGQIDVFKALEAASGNSAPLQFWPQHVRQQMDNTMKRYIKQ, encoded by the coding sequence ATGTCCAGACCGAAATGGGTTAACTGGGCCATTGCCGCGGGTGCGGGCGCACTTGCCTTGACGCTTTTGCTTCCAACGTCCAATCGCCCTGTTCCTGCTCCAAGTGCCATGCCCGATTCTCCACACGAGGAACATGCGAGCAAACAACGTCTTAAAGTCCAGGATGTAAAGTCAACCGATCTGCTGACCCGTGCAGATGCCAAACAGCACCTTAGCATCATGCTAGAGAAGACCTCCAAAATGAATGATGTGCAAATAAGCCAATACGTTAAAGAGCTACAAAAAACACATGATCATATACGATCTATTGATGTAATGAATACCAAAGGATTACGCAGTCGGCACTTTGACAAAACAGCAGCAAAAGGAAGCAAAATGGAACAGCAAAAGCTGGAGCATTCTCTCGCCTTAGCCAAGAAAGCAGTGAGCAAACGTCAAAGCTTCGAATCTTCTTCCTTTCCTCTCGGCAAGGAAAAGTTTTTTGTTATGGCGCAGCCCTCCAAGGATGGAGAACGTGCCGTCATTGCTCTGTTTAGCCAAAATGTACTGAATGCCGTGGAACAGCATCAGCGCAAAAATTTGCGCATGATCCCTTATCCTCGTGAAGGTAAATTTAAAATCGAGTCAGTGCACCCTGACACCCTTAAAGAAATCACTGTAAAAACAGGACATGATAATGCCAATGCCAGCCATTTTTACGAAAATGAAATCGTTATCCGGTTCCGTCAGGATCCAGGTGAACGGGATATGCGCATCATTAAATCTGACCTGCGGACGCAATCGGCACGCAAGCTGGGATACACGTATGTTTTTCGGTCGGAACATATGAATTATGAACAATTACATGCTTATTTCGAACGTAAATGGAATCCGCTGTATATGGAACCCCACTACATGTATTTAACCAATGAGACCGTTCCTGAACAAAAAGATGTAACCGTGCCCAATGATATTTTGTTTTCCGATTACCAATGGAACCTGCCCGCCATTGAGACTAACCGTGGCTGGAATATTACGAAGGGCAACAAGGATGTTATCGTTGCGGTGGTAGACACCGGCGTTGATCTGACTCATCCCGATCTGAAGGGTAAGCTACTGAAAGGTTATAACGTTGTCGATCCGGCGAGCCAACCGCTTGATGACGTAGGCCATGGTACACATGTAGCAGGCATCATTGGCGCTGTTGTGAATAACAACGAAGGTGTAGCAGGCATGAGCTGGTATAACAAGGTACTGCCTGTTAAAGTGCTGGATAATTCGGGTTCAGGCACAACCTATGCTGTGGCCGAAGGCATCATTTGGGCTGCTGATCATGGAGCCAAGGTCATTAATATGAGTCTGGGTAACTATGCCGATGCCCAATTTCTTCATGATGCTATCAAATACGCTTTTGATCGCGACATTGTATTAATTGCAGCGACCGGTAACGATAATACGGAGCGTCCGGGATACCCTGCCGCTTATCCAGAAGTATTTGCGGTATCCGCTACGGATGCTGACATGAACAAAGCTTCCTATTCCAACTACGGGGATTACGTCGATGTGACGGCTCCAGGGACCAGCATTGCAAGTACGTATCCGAACAACCAATATGCAGCCTTGTCCGGAACGTCGATGGCCAGCCCCCATGTGGCGGCACTTGCAGGCTTGATTCGCTCACTCAACCCTGATTTGACGAACACAGAAGTCATGGATCTCATGCGTCAAAGCGTCATAGATCTGGGAGACCCAGGTCATGACAAGTATTTCGGTTATGGTCAGATCGATGTGTTTAAAGCATTGGAGGCGGCCTCTGGCAACAGTGCCCCACTTCAATTCTGGCCACAACATGTGAGACAACAAATGGACAATACAATGAAAAGGTACATCAAACAATAA
- a CDS encoding PLP-dependent aminotransferase family protein, protein MHIELKRGSSTKLYVQIALTLADRIRSGLIEPGTRLPSVRKMTTDLGVSLVTVSKAYAELEAIQLVTCSQGKGCYVRGAQELEKTEDMERNHRTHAKNESSTPWNWQMALVDYLPRAQLWRHFDASPQVKYELHMSAIQPELLPTREIIDSAYRLSSNHPERMAAYGSFQGDRELRQTFSGHFAERGLRVMPERMLITSGTQQGIDLVARTFVGPGDVVYMEAPSYTGAIDVFTSRGAKIITVPMDDDGMRIDLLTRLCDTYPPKLIYTIPTFHNPTGITMSAKRRAQLLNLAQSYHCLILEDDPFADLYFRDPPPASIKSMDGTGHVIYIKSFSKVLSPGCRVACAVADGSVLTRLVAAKSTADLGSPLLTQKALQSFIQHQYSAYTARLRDELYSRLLAASAVLEEHGSPGMYWTLPDGGLNLWLQLPDGLDMRELHRQSLSAGVSFLPGSACYVGETDTASLRICFTVTNQELLCEGLRVLCMVIKNITPQQGGTSADRLPLI, encoded by the coding sequence GTGCATATTGAATTGAAACGGGGAAGCAGCACCAAATTGTATGTTCAGATCGCCCTTACACTTGCTGACCGAATAAGGTCTGGACTAATTGAGCCTGGAACCCGTCTGCCGTCGGTTCGTAAAATGACGACTGATCTGGGCGTCAGCCTGGTCACCGTGTCCAAAGCTTATGCCGAGCTCGAAGCCATACAGCTGGTTACATGTTCCCAGGGGAAGGGATGTTACGTACGGGGGGCGCAAGAACTGGAGAAAACGGAGGATATGGAGAGAAATCACCGTACTCATGCAAAGAATGAATCCAGCACACCTTGGAACTGGCAGATGGCTCTTGTGGATTATTTGCCCCGAGCTCAGCTCTGGAGACATTTTGACGCATCTCCACAAGTTAAATATGAGCTGCATATGTCGGCAATTCAGCCTGAATTGTTGCCAACGCGAGAGATTATCGATAGTGCATACCGACTTTCCTCGAATCATCCAGAGCGCATGGCTGCCTACGGGTCCTTTCAGGGAGATAGGGAATTGCGTCAGACGTTTTCTGGGCATTTTGCAGAAAGAGGTTTGCGGGTAATGCCTGAACGAATGCTGATTACGAGCGGTACCCAGCAGGGGATCGATCTTGTCGCGCGTACCTTTGTTGGTCCTGGTGACGTCGTTTACATGGAAGCACCGAGCTATACGGGAGCCATTGATGTGTTCACAAGCAGAGGAGCGAAGATTATTACGGTGCCGATGGATGACGATGGTATGCGTATTGATTTGTTAACCCGATTGTGTGATACATACCCGCCAAAGTTGATATACACGATTCCTACGTTTCACAATCCGACGGGCATTACGATGAGTGCCAAACGGCGTGCGCAACTGCTTAACCTTGCTCAGAGTTATCATTGTCTCATCCTGGAGGATGATCCGTTCGCCGATCTGTATTTCCGTGATCCTCCACCTGCTTCCATTAAATCGATGGATGGGACGGGCCATGTGATATATATTAAAAGCTTCAGCAAAGTACTGTCTCCTGGCTGCCGTGTGGCGTGTGCAGTTGCAGACGGAAGTGTGCTCACCCGACTTGTTGCAGCCAAATCCACTGCAGATCTCGGGAGTCCGCTGCTTACACAAAAGGCCTTGCAATCGTTTATACAACATCAATACAGTGCGTATACAGCGCGATTGAGAGATGAGTTATATTCCCGGCTGCTGGCCGCATCAGCGGTACTGGAGGAACATGGTTCTCCCGGGATGTACTGGACTTTGCCTGATGGAGGACTAAACTTGTGGCTGCAATTGCCAGATGGTTTGGATATGCGTGAGCTGCATCGCCAGTCACTTTCTGCAGGTGTTTCTTTTTTGCCGGGCTCTGCTTGTTATGTGGGGGAAACGGATACGGCGAGTCTAAGGATTTGCTTCACGGTTACGAATCAGGAGCTGTTATGTGAAGGGCTGCGGGTATTATGCATGGTCATTAAGAACATTACACCGCAACAGGGTGGGACATCGGCGGACAGGCTCCCGCTTATATAA
- a CDS encoding PLP-dependent aminotransferase family protein, which yields MNIPWSKMAQNTPSSVVRDMLQAAQAPGMISLAGGLPAQSSFPLEAIRDAYEKVFMGGSAALQYAETEGFRPLRAKIAERLESKGIPASPDHMLLTTGSQQSIDLVCRILLDPGDSVLVESPTYLAALQVIHSYQAEAHGVTCDDDGMLPESLEEQLQLHRPKLVYINPTFSNPSGKVWSRTRRQQAVDLCRKYGVLILEDDPYGEIRFKPEQLDAPALAQLDAESYEGPSNVIYTSTFSKTVAPGLRTGWILAAPDVIKIAARAKQGADLHSSSIDQRALHALLESFDLDVHIRTISQDYEQRMKKMTTLMAAKSWEGISWNSPQGGMFLWLQLPEGMLASNLFTYGIQEKVCIVPGDSFYAGTPELNRMRINFTHTDPDLLPEAVERMDRAIQRWHASLQSDSVVTL from the coding sequence ATGAATATCCCTTGGTCCAAAATGGCACAAAATACCCCGTCCTCTGTCGTTCGCGACATGTTACAGGCTGCACAGGCGCCTGGAATGATTTCTCTGGCCGGCGGTTTACCCGCCCAGTCATCATTCCCGCTTGAGGCCATCCGTGACGCATACGAAAAGGTATTCATGGGTGGTTCGGCTGCTCTTCAATATGCAGAAACAGAAGGTTTCCGACCATTACGTGCCAAAATTGCAGAACGTCTTGAGTCCAAGGGCATTCCCGCTTCACCTGACCATATGCTTCTGACTACCGGTTCCCAGCAATCCATTGACTTGGTATGCCGAATTTTGCTCGATCCAGGCGACAGCGTACTGGTTGAATCACCAACCTATCTGGCTGCTCTTCAAGTCATTCATTCCTATCAGGCTGAGGCGCACGGTGTTACCTGTGATGATGACGGAATGTTACCTGAATCCCTGGAGGAACAGCTACAACTGCATCGACCAAAGCTCGTTTACATTAACCCTACGTTCTCCAACCCGTCAGGTAAAGTATGGAGTCGCACCAGACGGCAACAAGCCGTGGATCTGTGCCGGAAATATGGCGTACTGATTCTGGAAGACGATCCTTATGGTGAAATCCGCTTTAAACCGGAACAACTGGATGCCCCTGCACTGGCGCAATTGGATGCGGAATCCTATGAGGGTCCATCCAATGTCATCTATACCAGCACATTCTCCAAAACAGTAGCACCAGGTCTCCGCACAGGCTGGATACTGGCTGCTCCGGATGTTATCAAAATTGCTGCACGGGCCAAACAAGGGGCAGATTTGCACTCCAGCAGCATCGACCAAAGAGCACTTCATGCACTACTGGAGTCTTTCGATCTGGACGTTCATATTCGCACTATCTCACAGGATTATGAACAACGGATGAAAAAAATGACCACTCTCATGGCTGCAAAATCGTGGGAAGGCATCTCTTGGAACTCACCTCAGGGCGGAATGTTCCTATGGCTGCAACTGCCTGAGGGTATGCTGGCCAGCAACCTGTTTACCTATGGAATTCAAGAGAAAGTATGTATTGTACCAGGGGATTCCTTCTATGCGGGTACACCAGAGCTGAACCGTATGCGAATCAACTTTACTCATACTGATCCAGATCTGCTTCCCGAAGCTGTAGAGCGTATGGATCGTGCCATTCAACGCTGGCATGCATCATTACAGTCGGACAGTGTAGTTACACTGTAA
- a CDS encoding Nif3-like dinuclear metal center hexameric protein — protein sequence MFAKGQTVIQLMEQLAPKHLAVPDDRIGLQLGSLQKEITHVLIALDVTNEVVDEAIRIGANLIIAHHAIIFRPVKSLNTDTPMGKLYEKLIKHDIAVYISHTNLDVAEGGMNDWMAEAIGIESKESLEDVHTDHLFKLAVFVPRTHHEQVLQAILEAGAGSIGQYNKCSFNTEGTGTFVPGEGTQPFIGTEGQMERVEEMRIETIVPQSLRSKVVQAMLKAHPYEEVAYDLYAMDLKGRTLGLGRLGPLKQPKTLGELVEVVKAQLNVPYVRVVGDLNRQIKKAAVLGGSGSRYTLPARFKGADVIVTGDIDYHTAHDALMAGMCIIDAGHNAEKIMKPKTADWLRLRLEDKRYDTQVTASEVNTEVFQFI from the coding sequence ATGTTTGCCAAAGGTCAAACTGTAATTCAATTGATGGAGCAGCTTGCTCCCAAACATCTGGCCGTGCCGGACGATCGGATCGGTCTTCAACTTGGCAGTTTGCAAAAGGAAATTACGCACGTTCTTATCGCGCTTGATGTTACGAACGAAGTTGTAGACGAGGCCATTCGGATTGGAGCCAATCTGATTATTGCGCACCATGCCATCATTTTCCGCCCGGTCAAATCGCTAAACACAGACACACCCATGGGAAAACTGTACGAGAAGCTAATCAAGCATGATATTGCGGTGTACATCAGTCATACCAATCTGGATGTGGCTGAAGGCGGCATGAATGACTGGATGGCCGAGGCAATTGGAATTGAGAGCAAGGAATCACTTGAGGATGTACATACAGATCATTTGTTCAAACTGGCTGTATTTGTACCTCGCACCCATCATGAGCAGGTACTCCAGGCGATTCTCGAAGCCGGCGCTGGCAGTATTGGGCAGTACAACAAGTGCAGCTTCAATACGGAGGGCACAGGTACTTTTGTACCGGGAGAGGGGACACAACCTTTCATCGGTACAGAGGGACAGATGGAGCGTGTAGAGGAAATGCGGATTGAGACCATCGTACCGCAGAGTCTGCGCAGCAAGGTTGTACAAGCGATGCTTAAGGCTCATCCATATGAGGAAGTGGCCTATGACCTATATGCAATGGATTTAAAAGGCCGTACGCTTGGTCTAGGGCGCTTGGGACCACTCAAACAACCAAAGACACTCGGTGAGCTGGTGGAGGTCGTTAAGGCCCAACTGAATGTGCCATACGTTAGGGTAGTAGGCGATCTCAATCGGCAAATCAAAAAAGCAGCAGTGCTTGGCGGTTCGGGCAGTCGATATACCCTTCCAGCTCGGTTCAAAGGTGCCGATGTTATCGTAACTGGAGACATTGATTATCATACGGCTCACGATGCGCTGATGGCGGGCATGTGTATTATTGACGCCGGGCATAATGCCGAGAAAATCATGAAACCAAAAACTGCGGACTGGCTGCGTTTACGCTTGGAAGACAAACGTTATGACACGCAAGTGACCGCATCCGAGGTAAATACGGAAGTTTTCCAGTTTATCTAA